The following coding sequences are from one Verrucosispora sp. WMMD573 window:
- a CDS encoding GGDEF domain-containing protein, giving the protein MPDPLTVASGICAAGALLSSWQLGRRAVRAEAEIGRLQAELTAERHAASHDPLTGLPNRRAFYRLAATLLTDRSGCHLIAVVLDLDDFKQINDRYGHAAGDQVLVSVAERLATFAGDNLVARLGGDEFAGLLTSPTVDRRWIDHATRRLYDMLAAPIPMGAVTLRVTASVGLAPVQDSQLTEALNRADAAMYEAKALGSGRPGRALRDTAYLAEC; this is encoded by the coding sequence GTGCCGGATCCGCTGACCGTCGCGTCCGGCATCTGCGCCGCAGGAGCCTTGCTCTCCTCCTGGCAGTTGGGACGCCGGGCCGTGCGGGCCGAGGCGGAGATCGGGCGTCTCCAGGCGGAACTCACCGCCGAGCGACACGCCGCCAGCCACGACCCGCTGACCGGTCTACCGAACCGACGGGCCTTCTACCGCCTCGCCGCGACGCTGCTCACCGACCGCTCCGGCTGCCACCTGATCGCCGTGGTCCTCGATCTCGACGACTTCAAGCAGATCAACGACCGGTACGGACATGCCGCAGGCGATCAGGTCCTGGTCAGCGTCGCCGAGCGACTGGCCACCTTCGCCGGCGACAACCTGGTGGCCCGCCTCGGCGGTGACGAGTTCGCCGGGCTGTTGACCAGCCCGACCGTCGACCGACGGTGGATCGACCACGCGACCCGGCGGCTGTACGACATGCTGGCCGCGCCGATCCCGATGGGCGCCGTAACCCTCCGGGTGACCGCCTCGGTCGGTCTGGCACCCGTGCAGGACAGCCAGCTCACCGAGGCGCTCAACCGCGCCGACGCGGCGATGTACGAGGCCAAGGCGCTCGGCAGCGGCCGACCGGGTCGGGCCCTGCGCGACACCGCGTACCTCGCCGAGTGCTGA
- a CDS encoding response regulator transcription factor — protein MNNLVEATRGDHRSDGRFVLLVVDDDESVGAALVAQLADHRVRGHHFAHAAEALLAAGALQPDAAVVAAGLSTMSCTEMVRLLARRAGIPTVVGVGDEDGGVAAAALKAGATACVRRPYRAEEVLPILRAIRPETAGALDPPIELGGLRVDPATFEVSLDGRTVALPLKEFRLLYFFMSHAERTVTREQLLAAVWGGISDDTSNTLTVHIKRLRRRLALDGDRAPMIVTVRGLGYRFVPAQATATPSTS, from the coding sequence ATGAACAATCTCGTCGAGGCCACCAGGGGTGACCATCGATCCGACGGGCGTTTCGTGCTGCTCGTGGTGGACGACGACGAGAGCGTCGGTGCCGCGTTGGTCGCCCAGCTGGCCGACCACCGGGTACGCGGCCACCACTTCGCGCACGCCGCCGAGGCGCTGCTGGCCGCCGGGGCGCTGCAACCGGACGCGGCAGTGGTCGCCGCCGGCCTGTCCACCATGAGCTGCACCGAGATGGTGCGGCTGCTGGCCCGCCGAGCCGGCATCCCCACGGTGGTCGGGGTGGGTGACGAGGACGGTGGGGTGGCCGCCGCCGCGCTCAAGGCCGGTGCCACCGCCTGCGTACGGCGTCCCTACCGCGCCGAGGAGGTACTGCCGATCCTGCGGGCCATCCGCCCGGAGACCGCCGGCGCGCTCGATCCGCCGATCGAGCTGGGCGGACTGCGGGTGGATCCGGCGACGTTCGAGGTGAGCCTGGACGGCCGGACGGTTGCCCTGCCGTTGAAGGAGTTCCGACTGCTCTACTTCTTCATGAGCCACGCGGAGCGGACGGTCACCCGCGAGCAACTGCTCGCCGCCGTCTGGGGTGGTATCTCCGACGACACGTCGAACACCCTCACGGTGCACATCAAGCGGCTGCGTCGGCGACTGGCGCTGGACGGTGACCGGGCACCGATGATCGTGACCGTACGCGGCCTGGGCTATCGGTTCGTGCCCGCCCAGGCCACCGCAACGCCGTCGACGTCGTGA
- a CDS encoding LacI family DNA-binding transcriptional regulator — protein sequence MKPTLRAVAEAVGVSRSTVSNAYGRPDQLSPQLRERILETARQMGYPGPDPTARSLRRGFVGAIGVLFTSRLSYAFTDPFAVRFLTGVAEAAERHDSNLLLIPLPDDAVGARTAVENAAVDAFCVYCAGDEERIIDTIRGRGLPFVTTSSRPRAGDLWVGIDERSAARSAAAHLTALGHRRVALLGDDVLPGAPAGPLRVADVADVPHPTTRDRLAGFADGFAAVGVTWPDLTVLTATDNTRAAGADAVSALTQLPEPPTAVLACSDVLALGALDALSADGERGRRVSVTGFDDVAEAAPAGLTTVRQPGEAKGRSAATLLLDPPADAAAGQILLPTTLVVRSSSGPAPRS from the coding sequence ATGAAGCCGACCTTGCGGGCCGTGGCCGAGGCCGTCGGTGTCTCGCGTAGCACCGTCTCCAACGCCTACGGCCGCCCGGATCAGCTCTCACCGCAGTTGCGTGAGCGCATCCTGGAGACCGCGCGGCAGATGGGTTACCCGGGGCCCGACCCGACCGCGCGGTCGCTGCGGCGGGGGTTCGTCGGCGCCATCGGGGTGCTGTTCACCTCCCGGCTGTCGTACGCGTTCACCGACCCCTTCGCCGTCCGTTTCCTGACCGGCGTCGCCGAGGCGGCCGAACGCCACGACAGCAACCTGTTGCTGATACCGCTGCCCGACGATGCGGTCGGCGCGCGTACGGCGGTGGAGAACGCCGCCGTCGACGCGTTCTGCGTCTACTGCGCCGGTGACGAGGAGCGGATCATCGACACGATTCGCGGCCGTGGGCTGCCCTTCGTCACCACCTCGTCGCGGCCCCGGGCCGGGGACCTCTGGGTCGGCATCGACGAGCGCTCCGCCGCCCGGTCCGCCGCGGCACACCTGACCGCGCTCGGTCACCGCCGGGTCGCCCTGCTCGGCGACGACGTCCTGCCCGGCGCGCCGGCCGGACCGCTGCGGGTCGCCGACGTGGCCGACGTGCCGCACCCCACCACCCGGGACCGGCTGGCCGGCTTCGCCGACGGCTTCGCCGCGGTAGGCGTCACGTGGCCCGACCTGACCGTGCTCACCGCGACCGACAACACCCGGGCCGCAGGTGCCGACGCAGTCAGCGCGCTGACGCAGCTGCCCGAACCGCCCACCGCGGTGCTGGCCTGCTCCGACGTGCTCGCCCTCGGTGCGCTCGACGCCCTGAGCGCCGACGGCGAGCGGGGGCGGCGAGTCTCAGTGACCGGCTTCGACGACGTCGCCGAGGCCGCTCCGGCCGGCCTGACCACCGTCCGCCAACCCGGTGAGGCGAAGGGCCGAAGCGCCGCCACGCTGCTGCTCGACCCGCCCGCTGACGCCGCCGCGGGCCAGATTCTGCTACCCACCACGCTCGTCGTCCGGAGCAGCTCCGGACCTGCCCCGAGGAGTTGA
- a CDS encoding serine/threonine-protein kinase — translation MSPFTPSLRLHDRYVLHDRIGLGGMSEVWRADDEVLGRSVAVKVLAGTFAVDPDLRATLRREARAAARLAHPHVTQVYDYGEATLADGNVVPYLVMELVDGRNLADRLADGPLPWRPALRMAAEVAAALAAAHRLGVVHRDIKPGNVMLTDNGAKVLDFGIAALAGVPSPGARPAGGPLMGTPAYLAPERLSADPPHPASDVYALGALLYRTLTGDVPLPVRSWPDAVRVHANRPAVAPPRVPGLPADLANLVLACLDPDPERRPTAGRLATRFRVAAVGATAATVDVPVNGPGVGGQQAAETRPVHQHPPTLIEPTIRPETVSGVAPRSATRGAPPGRGRPRPAPGRPPGRRGHSGPPVGALVTFALVLLLGMGVAIVLGDRGDRQPTASPTTPPAAPPTSSAPASPRPAASSPANRPEPVSLGRAAVELIALLTEAQLTGEIDRKAADRLRKELTELAGGQPKDQEKRLEDLRKRLDDEVDRGRLPADLADRVDDVLDRFEANLPES, via the coding sequence ATGTCGCCGTTCACCCCCAGCCTGCGGTTGCACGACCGCTACGTGCTGCACGATCGCATCGGCCTCGGCGGAATGTCCGAGGTGTGGCGCGCCGACGACGAGGTCCTGGGTCGGTCGGTCGCGGTGAAGGTCCTCGCCGGGACGTTCGCCGTCGACCCGGACCTACGAGCCACCCTCCGGCGGGAGGCCCGTGCCGCGGCACGCCTGGCCCACCCGCACGTCACCCAGGTGTACGACTACGGCGAGGCGACTCTGGCCGACGGCAACGTCGTGCCGTACCTGGTGATGGAGTTGGTCGACGGGCGGAATCTCGCCGACCGGCTGGCCGACGGGCCGCTGCCCTGGCGGCCGGCCCTGCGGATGGCCGCGGAGGTGGCCGCCGCCCTGGCCGCCGCGCACCGTCTGGGTGTGGTGCACCGCGACATCAAGCCGGGCAACGTCATGCTCACCGACAACGGTGCCAAGGTGCTCGACTTCGGCATCGCCGCGCTCGCCGGTGTGCCATCGCCCGGCGCCCGCCCGGCGGGCGGCCCGCTGATGGGTACGCCCGCCTACCTCGCGCCGGAACGGTTGAGCGCCGACCCGCCCCATCCGGCCAGCGACGTGTACGCCCTCGGAGCGTTGCTGTACCGCACCCTCACCGGTGACGTCCCGCTGCCCGTGCGCAGTTGGCCGGACGCGGTCAGGGTGCACGCCAACCGGCCTGCCGTCGCACCCCCGCGGGTGCCGGGCCTGCCGGCCGACCTCGCCAATCTGGTGCTGGCCTGCCTCGACCCCGATCCGGAACGACGCCCCACGGCCGGCCGACTGGCCACCCGGTTCCGCGTCGCTGCCGTCGGGGCGACGGCGGCCACGGTCGACGTACCGGTCAACGGGCCGGGCGTCGGCGGGCAGCAGGCGGCGGAGACCCGGCCGGTGCACCAGCATCCACCGACCCTGATCGAACCGACCATCCGGCCCGAGACCGTGTCCGGCGTCGCACCACGATCCGCGACGCGCGGAGCACCGCCTGGCCGTGGCCGACCCCGGCCGGCACCCGGACGGCCGCCGGGCCGACGGGGGCACAGCGGCCCGCCGGTGGGCGCGCTGGTCACATTCGCGCTGGTCCTGCTCCTGGGGATGGGCGTGGCCATCGTCCTCGGCGACCGCGGCGACCGGCAGCCGACGGCGAGTCCCACCACGCCGCCTGCCGCCCCGCCGACCTCCTCCGCGCCCGCCTCACCACGACCCGCCGCCAGCTCGCCGGCCAACCGGCCGGAGCCGGTGAGCCTGGGACGGGCGGCGGTCGAACTCATCGCGTTGCTCACCGAGGCGCAGCTCACCGGAGAGATCGACCGTAAGGCCGCCGACCGGCTGCGCAAAGAGCTGACCGAACTGGCCGGCGGCCAGCCAAAGGACCAGGAGAAGCGGCTGGAGGATCTGCGCAAGCGTCTCGACGACGAGGTGGACCGCGGCCGGCTCCCGGCTGACTTGGCCGACCGGGTGGACGACGTGCTGGACCGGTTCGAGGCGAACCTGCCGGAAAGCTGA
- a CDS encoding type II toxin-antitoxin system PemK/MazF family toxin has product MAGLFRSMASRVGAVIPRPRAAGPSPARLARRRQVSALQRRELSYAPEPDGQADPGEIVWTWVSYEDDPRQGKDRPVLVVGRHSRTLFGLMLSSQQDRHGDRHWLALGPGDWDRDRRPSWVRLDRVLTMREDSIRREGAVLDRARFDRVGQALRAGYGWR; this is encoded by the coding sequence GTGGCAGGTCTGTTCAGGAGCATGGCGTCCCGTGTCGGCGCGGTCATCCCGAGGCCGCGCGCGGCCGGTCCGTCCCCGGCCAGGCTCGCGCGGCGGCGCCAGGTCAGCGCGTTGCAGCGCCGCGAGTTGTCGTACGCCCCGGAGCCCGATGGCCAGGCCGATCCGGGGGAGATCGTCTGGACCTGGGTGTCCTACGAGGACGACCCTCGGCAGGGCAAGGACCGGCCGGTGCTGGTGGTGGGCCGGCACAGCCGGACCCTGTTCGGGCTGATGCTCTCCAGCCAGCAGGACCGACACGGTGACCGGCACTGGCTGGCCCTCGGGCCGGGCGACTGGGACCGTGACCGGCGGCCGAGCTGGGTGCGCCTGGACCGGGTGCTGACCATGCGGGAGGACAGCATCCGGCGCGAGGGCGCGGTGCTGGACCGGGCCCGGTTCGACCGGGTGGGCCAAGCCCTGCGCGCCGGGTACGGCTGGCGCTGA
- a CDS encoding DedA family protein codes for MTHVRYASPSVVGQSAPPEDGLVGFVTDLVERLGGPGAGLAVALENLFPPIPSEVILPLAGFVAAQGRMSVVGAIFWTTLGSLLGALALYWVGAALGRERTRAIAAKLPLVKLRDIDRTEEWFLRHGVKAVFFGRMIPIFRSMISVPAGVERMPLLTFAIYTTLGSLIWNTTFVMAGFLLGDNWHLVEGYAGILQNVVIAATAVGVVWFVVTRLRRSRRAGGLRSNESGAGLTDATPAGVPDPDGRGTIYRSVWSDGHPPSDQELRR; via the coding sequence ATGACGCATGTCCGGTACGCTTCGCCCTCGGTCGTCGGCCAGTCCGCACCACCCGAGGACGGCCTGGTCGGCTTCGTCACCGATCTGGTGGAGCGGCTCGGCGGCCCGGGGGCGGGGCTGGCCGTGGCGCTGGAGAACCTGTTCCCCCCGATCCCCAGCGAGGTGATCCTGCCGCTCGCCGGTTTCGTCGCGGCGCAGGGACGGATGAGCGTCGTCGGGGCCATCTTCTGGACGACACTCGGTTCGCTGCTCGGTGCGCTCGCGCTCTACTGGGTCGGCGCCGCGCTGGGCCGGGAGCGGACGCGGGCCATCGCGGCGAAGCTGCCGCTGGTGAAACTCCGCGACATCGACCGGACCGAGGAGTGGTTCCTGCGGCACGGTGTCAAGGCAGTCTTCTTCGGACGGATGATCCCGATCTTCCGGAGCATGATCTCCGTCCCGGCCGGGGTGGAACGCATGCCGCTGCTCACCTTCGCGATCTACACCACGCTGGGTAGCCTGATCTGGAACACCACCTTCGTGATGGCCGGCTTCCTGCTCGGCGACAACTGGCACCTGGTCGAGGGGTACGCCGGCATCCTGCAGAACGTGGTCATCGCCGCCACGGCGGTGGGTGTCGTCTGGTTCGTCGTCACCCGGTTGCGCCGCTCGCGTCGAGCCGGCGGACTGCGGTCAAACGAAAGCGGCGCCGGCCTGACCGACGCGACGCCCGCCGGGGTGCCGGATCCCGACGGGCGGGGCACCATCTACCGCAGCGTCTGGTCGGACGGCCACCCACCGAGCGATCAGGAACTCCGGCGCTGA
- a CDS encoding helix-turn-helix transcriptional regulator encodes MTMVSAEEGPAAGPTVLRMLLGAQLRRLRESRGVTRESAGWEIRSSESKISRMELGRVGFKERDVADLLTLYGVTAEQERAALLKLARDANNPGWWHRYGDVLPSWFQSYLGLEAAAALIRSYEVQFVPGLLQTPEYARAVVLLGHSTAGPDEIDRRVDLRMRRQELLSRPRPPRLWAVVDEAALRRPIGGPRVMRGQLEALLKATRTPNVRLQVIPFAAGGHAAAGGAFTILRFGDQDLPDIVYIEQLTSAIYLDKREDLDFYAVAMERLCVEAEPPERTPEILERMIADLAPN; translated from the coding sequence GTGACCATGGTTTCCGCCGAGGAGGGCCCGGCGGCCGGCCCGACCGTGCTGCGGATGCTGCTCGGGGCTCAACTGCGACGGTTGCGGGAGTCGCGGGGGGTCACCCGGGAGAGCGCCGGCTGGGAGATCCGATCCTCCGAGTCGAAGATCAGCCGGATGGAGCTCGGTCGCGTCGGCTTCAAGGAGCGCGACGTCGCCGATCTGCTCACGCTCTACGGCGTCACCGCCGAGCAGGAGCGAGCGGCGTTGCTCAAACTGGCCAGGGACGCGAACAACCCGGGCTGGTGGCACCGCTACGGCGACGTCCTGCCGTCGTGGTTCCAGTCGTACCTCGGCCTGGAGGCGGCGGCCGCCCTGATTCGCAGTTACGAGGTCCAGTTCGTCCCGGGACTGTTGCAGACCCCGGAGTACGCCCGAGCCGTGGTGCTGCTCGGCCACAGCACGGCCGGTCCCGACGAGATCGACCGCCGGGTGGATCTGCGGATGCGCCGGCAGGAACTGCTGTCCCGGCCGCGCCCACCGCGCCTGTGGGCGGTCGTCGACGAGGCGGCGCTGCGCCGGCCGATCGGTGGCCCCCGGGTGATGCGCGGCCAACTTGAGGCGCTACTCAAGGCGACGCGTACGCCGAACGTGCGGCTCCAGGTGATCCCGTTCGCCGCCGGTGGGCACGCCGCCGCTGGTGGCGCCTTCACGATCCTGCGCTTCGGTGATCAGGATCTGCCCGACATCGTGTACATCGAGCAGCTGACCAGCGCCATCTACCTGGACAAGCGCGAGGACCTCGACTTCTACGCGGTGGCCATGGAGCGCCTCTGTGTCGAGGCCGAGCCGCCGGAGCGTACGCCGGAAATCCTCGAGCGAATGATCGCCGACCTCGCCCCCAACTGA
- a CDS encoding carbon-nitrogen hydrolase family protein: MSRPSLAIAVAQPQCLAYDVDTNVATHAAMVRTAAARVVIFPELSLTGYELDATPVDPSDPRLAPLVSACAATGTLALVGAPVAGEYIATLAVDGVGTRVAYRKMWLGDVEARRFRPGPAPVVLDVDGWRIGLAICKDTGIAEHAARTCTVGVDVYAASIVDHAAEAHVPDQRAARICTTHRIVVAVASFAGATGGGYAETAGRSTIRAPDGSVLARAGTAAGEFVRTTLT, encoded by the coding sequence GTGTCGCGCCCTTCGCTGGCCATCGCCGTTGCCCAACCCCAATGCCTGGCGTACGACGTCGACACCAACGTGGCGACGCACGCGGCGATGGTCCGTACCGCCGCGGCCCGGGTGGTGATCTTCCCGGAGCTGTCGCTGACCGGTTACGAGCTCGACGCCACGCCTGTCGACCCGTCGGACCCCCGGCTCGCGCCGCTGGTCAGCGCATGTGCGGCCACCGGGACGCTCGCGCTGGTCGGGGCACCGGTGGCCGGGGAGTACATCGCCACCCTCGCCGTGGACGGCGTCGGGACCCGGGTGGCGTACCGCAAGATGTGGCTCGGAGATGTCGAGGCCCGCCGGTTCCGCCCCGGACCGGCACCGGTCGTGCTGGACGTCGACGGCTGGCGCATCGGCCTGGCGATCTGCAAGGACACCGGAATCGCGGAACACGCGGCCCGCACCTGTACTGTCGGCGTCGACGTGTACGCGGCCTCGATCGTCGACCACGCAGCCGAGGCGCACGTGCCGGACCAGCGGGCGGCGCGAATCTGCACGACCCACCGGATCGTGGTCGCGGTCGCCAGCTTCGCCGGCGCCACCGGCGGCGGCTACGCCGAGACGGCCGGACGGTCGACGATCCGGGCGCCGGACGGTTCGGTCCTCGCCCGCGCCGGGACCGCAGCTGGCGAATTCGTGCGGACGACCCTGACCTGA
- a CDS encoding protein-tyrosine phosphatase family protein, which produces MRGSDWADEIGVVELPGGVRMRGRRIGDPAPPADFSLLLAPGPMPDWTYRRVRWPDFWVPLDRADALDAFGEALRRGYAGQRVEVACRGGTGRTGTALAALAILDGLPAEDAVAWVRAAYRPGAVETPWQRRWLRRLSAA; this is translated from the coding sequence GTGCGCGGATCAGACTGGGCGGACGAGATCGGTGTGGTGGAACTGCCCGGTGGGGTGCGGATGCGGGGCCGCCGGATCGGTGACCCCGCCCCACCTGCCGACTTCAGCCTGCTGCTCGCTCCCGGGCCGATGCCCGATTGGACGTACCGGCGGGTCCGATGGCCGGATTTCTGGGTTCCGTTGGATCGGGCCGACGCACTGGACGCGTTCGGCGAGGCGCTGCGCCGTGGGTACGCCGGTCAGCGGGTGGAGGTGGCTTGCCGGGGTGGCACGGGACGGACCGGCACCGCGTTGGCGGCGCTGGCCATCCTCGACGGGCTACCCGCCGAGGACGCGGTCGCCTGGGTACGCGCCGCCTACCGGCCGGGTGCGGTGGAGACTCCCTGGCAACGGCGCTGGCTGCGTCGGCTGTCGGCGGCGTAG
- a CDS encoding DUF397 domain-containing protein, whose protein sequence is MQQPPNGVSVNHLPPLAWQKSRRSNPSGNCVELAELPGGAGIALRNSRHPEGPALIYTVDEIAAFVLGARDGDFDHLIG, encoded by the coding sequence ATGCAGCAGCCGCCCAACGGTGTTTCCGTCAACCATTTGCCTCCCCTCGCCTGGCAGAAGAGTCGGCGCAGCAATCCCAGTGGGAACTGTGTCGAGCTGGCGGAGCTGCCGGGTGGGGCAGGCATCGCCCTGCGTAACTCCCGGCACCCGGAAGGACCCGCGCTGATCTACACGGTGGACGAGATCGCCGCGTTCGTGCTTGGCGCCCGGGATGGTGACTTCGATCACCTGATCGGCTGA
- a CDS encoding NAD(P)H-dependent oxidoreductase — translation MADIRALVLSCTLKRSPARSSSEVLGQEVLDALGEQGVTGELIRVVDHDVRFGVSTDEGDGDAWPQIRAKLMAAQIFVIATPIWLGQPSSVCKMVLERLDAELSETDDQGRLVTYGKVGAVAVVGNEDGAHHTIGQVQQALNEVGFTCPAAGGTYWVGEALHKTDYIDVRPKPDTTGRATKALALNSAHLARLLAEQPYPPSDARDAAVDPAQRSG, via the coding sequence ATGGCGGACATCCGGGCGTTGGTCCTCAGCTGCACGCTCAAACGCTCCCCCGCCCGGTCCAGCTCCGAGGTGCTGGGCCAGGAGGTGCTCGACGCTCTCGGCGAGCAGGGGGTCACGGGCGAGCTGATTCGGGTGGTGGACCACGACGTCCGCTTCGGTGTCTCCACCGACGAGGGGGATGGCGACGCCTGGCCGCAGATCCGGGCGAAGCTGATGGCCGCGCAGATCTTCGTGATCGCCACGCCGATCTGGCTCGGTCAGCCGTCGAGCGTGTGCAAGATGGTCCTGGAACGGCTCGACGCCGAGCTCAGCGAGACCGACGACCAGGGCCGGCTGGTCACCTACGGCAAGGTCGGCGCCGTGGCGGTGGTCGGCAACGAGGACGGCGCGCACCACACGATCGGGCAGGTGCAGCAGGCGCTCAACGAGGTCGGCTTCACCTGCCCAGCGGCTGGCGGGACGTACTGGGTCGGCGAGGCCCTGCACAAGACCGACTACATCGACGTGCGCCCCAAGCCCGACACCACCGGTCGGGCCACGAAGGCGCTGGCGCTCAACAGCGCCCACCTGGCACGGTTGCTCGCCGAACAGCCGTACCCGCCGTCGGACGCCCGCGACGCCGCGGTCGACCCGGCCCAGCGATCCGGCTGA
- a CDS encoding DUF2267 domain-containing protein, with the protein MRFPLFVAAVSRRSGLAPEPAASVARAVLQTVVERMTGSPPTDPTGYLPAELTDAVPPGGPADFLRRVGERAGVDEGTAAAGAAAVFATLRETVTVGEFQEMVGRMRTAGGGSDPIIG; encoded by the coding sequence GTGCGGTTTCCGCTGTTCGTCGCCGCGGTGTCCCGTCGATCCGGGTTGGCGCCCGAACCCGCGGCCAGCGTCGCGCGCGCGGTTCTGCAGACCGTCGTGGAGCGGATGACCGGCTCGCCGCCGACGGACCCGACCGGGTACCTGCCGGCCGAGCTGACCGACGCGGTGCCGCCGGGCGGGCCGGCGGACTTCCTCCGCCGGGTCGGTGAGCGGGCCGGAGTCGACGAGGGCACGGCGGCTGCCGGGGCCGCGGCCGTGTTCGCCACCCTGCGCGAGACGGTGACCGTCGGTGAGTTCCAGGAGATGGTGGGACGGATGCGCACCGCTGGCGGTGGCAGTGACCCGATCATCGGATGA